Proteins encoded in a region of the Halothiobacillus diazotrophicus genome:
- a CDS encoding urate hydroxylase PuuD: MTAYLHAWLSLGVMWLHVIAGVAWIGASFYFIWLDNHLREPPEWKQALGIKGDLWAIHGGGFYEVAKYRLGPPQMPTELHWFKWEAYTTWLSGMALLTLVYYLGSTGYLIDPAKVVLAPWTAAAIGLGSIAAGLAIYETLLRSPLARHGALFGIVLYLVLVAFAWGLFQVFSGRGAFIHVGAIIGTIMVGNVFLGIMPAQRLLVRTVERGATPGPEVARRAAEAKLRSTHNNYLTLPIILIMISNHTPLLYSRPDGWLILAALGFITALARHYFNLRHRNINRPVYLIAPGLLTLALIGVLLPQVPSESGATGQGAAARDIASDAQIRQIVATRCLSCHSAHPGNPQFQAPPAGLAFDTLAELRLHRDAVLQATVQTHYMPLGNVTQMTEAERAALGEWLRQQTPK; encoded by the coding sequence ATGACGGCCTATCTCCACGCGTGGCTGAGCCTCGGGGTCATGTGGCTGCACGTCATCGCCGGCGTCGCCTGGATCGGCGCCTCGTTCTACTTCATCTGGCTCGACAATCACCTGCGCGAACCGCCCGAATGGAAGCAGGCCCTGGGCATCAAGGGCGACCTCTGGGCCATCCATGGCGGCGGATTCTACGAAGTGGCCAAGTACCGGCTCGGACCGCCGCAGATGCCCACGGAACTGCACTGGTTCAAGTGGGAGGCCTATACCACCTGGCTGAGCGGCATGGCGCTGCTTACCCTCGTCTACTATCTCGGATCGACGGGCTATCTGATCGATCCGGCCAAGGTAGTGCTCGCGCCATGGACGGCGGCAGCCATCGGCCTCGGCAGCATCGCGGCGGGACTGGCCATCTACGAGACCCTGCTCCGCAGCCCCCTCGCCCGGCACGGCGCGCTGTTCGGCATCGTGCTCTATCTCGTGCTGGTCGCCTTCGCCTGGGGACTGTTCCAGGTGTTTTCCGGTCGGGGCGCCTTCATCCATGTCGGCGCGATCATCGGCACGATCATGGTCGGCAACGTCTTCCTCGGCATCATGCCCGCACAACGCCTGCTGGTGCGGACCGTGGAACGCGGCGCGACGCCGGGCCCCGAGGTAGCGCGGCGGGCAGCCGAGGCGAAATTGCGCTCGACGCACAACAACTATCTGACCCTGCCGATCATTCTCATCATGATCAGCAATCACACCCCATTGCTCTACAGCCGGCCCGACGGCTGGCTGATCCTGGCCGCGCTGGGTTTCATCACCGCCCTGGCCCGCCATTATTTCAACCTGCGCCATCGGAACATCAACCGGCCGGTGTATCTGATCGCCCCCGGCCTGCTTACCCTGGCCCTGATCGGGGTCTTGCTGCCCCAGGTGCCTTCCGAGTCGGGTGCAACGGGTCAGGGCGCCGCAGCCCGCGATATCGCCAGCGACGCGCAGATCCGGCAAATCGTCGCGACCCGCTGCCTGAGTTGTCACAGCGCGCATCCCGGCAATCCGCAATTCCAGGCACCGCCGGCCGGACTTGCCTTCGACACCCTCGCAGAGCTTCGCCTGCACCGGGATGCCGTCCTCCAGGCCACAGTGCAGACGCACTACATGCCGCTCGGGAACGTGACCCAGATGACGGAAGCGGAGCGTGCGGCATTGGGTGAGTGGCTCCGGCAGCAAACCCCGAAATAA
- the guaD gene encoding guanine deaminase: protein MQKTELSAFRAPLLHFLDDPGLDAAQPDSYVWYPDGLLLVADGRVQAIGPANELLPTLSADVPLEHWPDRLIVPGFIDAHVHLPQLGVIGSYGAQLLDWLETYTFPAERRFGDPDWAQTQAARFMDELLRHGTTSALVFCTAHPASVDALFQAAENTGMAITAGKVMMDRHAPADLCDEAEQSYRDSRRLIERWHGRGRLRYAVTPRFAPTSTPEQLTLAGRLMSEYPDVLMQTHWAENKAEIAWVRDLFPERHSYLDVYDHYGLLTERSVLAHGIHIDDTDRNRLAQTGARIAFCPTSNTFLGSGLFDLPAARASDVAVGLATDVGGGTSLSLLATMGEAYKVGQLNGRALSPFQAFYLATLGNARVLHQADETGNLEPGKQADFLVLDPAATPMLAHKQAPDASLSERLFDLMILGDDRCIQRSYVAGVCRYDRSPTTRALIA from the coding sequence ATGCAAAAAACAGAACTCAGCGCCTTTCGCGCCCCCCTGCTGCATTTTCTGGATGACCCTGGCCTTGATGCCGCACAACCAGACAGCTACGTCTGGTATCCCGACGGCCTGCTGCTGGTCGCCGACGGACGCGTACAGGCCATCGGCCCCGCGAACGAACTACTGCCGACCCTGTCCGCCGACGTGCCACTGGAACACTGGCCCGATCGTCTCATCGTGCCCGGCTTCATCGACGCGCACGTCCATCTCCCCCAACTCGGCGTCATCGGCAGTTACGGCGCCCAACTGCTCGACTGGCTGGAAACCTACACCTTTCCGGCCGAACGTCGATTCGGCGACCCGGACTGGGCTCAGACTCAGGCGGCCCGATTCATGGACGAACTCCTGCGCCATGGCACCACCTCCGCCCTCGTCTTCTGCACGGCGCACCCCGCATCCGTCGATGCCCTGTTCCAGGCCGCGGAAAACACCGGCATGGCCATCACGGCCGGCAAGGTGATGATGGACCGGCACGCCCCTGCCGATCTCTGTGACGAAGCCGAGCAGAGCTACCGGGACAGCCGTCGTCTCATCGAACGCTGGCACGGCCGCGGACGACTGCGCTATGCCGTCACGCCCCGGTTCGCGCCCACCTCCACCCCAGAGCAACTCACGCTGGCCGGACGCCTCATGTCGGAATACCCGGATGTGCTGATGCAGACCCACTGGGCGGAGAACAAGGCGGAGATCGCCTGGGTACGGGACCTCTTTCCCGAGCGACACAGCTACCTGGATGTCTATGACCACTACGGTCTGCTCACGGAACGCAGCGTGCTGGCGCACGGCATCCACATCGACGATACCGACCGCAACCGCCTGGCGCAGACCGGCGCGCGCATCGCCTTCTGCCCCACCTCCAACACCTTTCTCGGCAGCGGACTCTTCGACCTGCCCGCCGCCCGCGCATCGGACGTGGCCGTCGGACTGGCAACGGACGTCGGCGGCGGCACCAGCCTGTCCCTGCTGGCCACGATGGGCGAGGCTTATAAGGTCGGCCAGCTCAACGGGCGAGCCCTGTCTCCCTTTCAGGCGTTCTACCTCGCGACGCTGGGCAATGCCCGCGTCCTGCATCAGGCCGACGAAACCGGCAACCTCGAACCCGGAAAACAGGCCGATTTCCTTGTGCTGGATCCGGCCGCCACGCCGATGCTCGCCCACAAGCAGGCACCGGATGCCAGCCTGTCCGAACGATTGTTCGATCTGATGATCCTGGGCGACGATCGCTGCATCCAGCGCAGCTACGTCGCCGGCGTCTGTCGCTATGATCGCAGTCCAACCACCCGGGCGCTGATCGCATGA
- the uraD gene encoding 2-oxo-4-hydroxy-4-carboxy-5-ureidoimidazoline decarboxylase yields MSLATVNELPELDALALFRTCCAAEPWAVGMTEGRPYADAVALHRQADALFARLSESDWLQAFAAHPKIGDMSSLQKKYAHTAALAGSEQAGAQQATADVLQRLKDGNDAYDRKFGFIFIVCATNKSAAKMLDLLEARLPNTRAQELVNAAVEQAKITHLRLDKHL; encoded by the coding sequence ATGAGCCTCGCCACCGTGAACGAGCTTCCGGAATTGGACGCACTGGCGTTGTTCCGCACCTGCTGTGCGGCCGAACCCTGGGCGGTAGGCATGACCGAAGGACGCCCCTATGCGGACGCGGTCGCCCTGCATCGGCAAGCGGATGCCCTGTTCGCCCGACTGAGCGAATCGGACTGGCTTCAGGCCTTCGCGGCGCATCCCAAAATTGGCGATATGAGCAGCCTGCAAAAGAAATACGCCCATACCGCCGCACTGGCGGGCAGCGAACAGGCCGGTGCGCAACAGGCGACCGCCGACGTATTGCAACGCCTGAAGGACGGAAACGACGCCTACGACCGGAAATTCGGCTTCATCTTCATCGTCTGCGCCACCAACAAATCCGCCGCCAAGATGCTGGATCTGCTCGAAGCGCGCCTACCGAACACCCGCGCACAGGAACTCGTGAACGCCGCCGTCGAGCAGGCCAAAATCACCCATCTGAGACTGGATAAACACCTATGA
- a CDS encoding ABC transporter ATP-binding protein: protein MAGTLCLRMENIVKTYPGCRANDGVDLRVEAGEIHALLGENGAGKSTLMKIIYGVVQPDEGVIHWQGSSLVLKNPAHARQMGIGMVFQHFSLFETLTVAENIALSMPREMARSRKALNDRIVEVSHRYGMALDPQRYVSSLSIGERQRVEIVRCLIQDSRLLILDEPTSVLTPQEVCDLFVTLRQLAAEGRSILFISHKLQEVRDLCHNATVMRHGRVTGTCRPAEVSTEHMARMMVGNDTPLTTEVPPATPGAVLLSVANLDYRPDDPFGVSLSGIDFALRAGEIVGIGGVAGNGQDELMRALSGEARVPVAHIRLNGAGLGAADPASRRRAGMAIVPEDRLGRGAVPSMSLTENALLTTYTKDLVQRGWISWRKVTEFAERIRSQFQVRASGLDAAAGSLSGGNLQKFIVGREALQGPCVLVASHPTWGVDIGSAVAIHEALVALRDQGAAVLLISEDIDELFMLCDRMAALCGGRLSPMVPTRELGIEQFGQWMAGDFADAVPAQEVDHAVA, encoded by the coding sequence ATGGCTGGCACCCTGTGCTTGCGCATGGAGAACATCGTGAAGACGTACCCGGGCTGTCGTGCCAACGACGGGGTCGATCTGCGCGTCGAAGCGGGGGAGATTCATGCCCTGCTCGGCGAGAACGGCGCTGGCAAGAGCACCCTGATGAAGATCATCTACGGGGTGGTTCAGCCGGATGAAGGCGTGATTCACTGGCAGGGCTCCTCCCTGGTCCTGAAAAACCCTGCTCATGCCCGTCAGATGGGGATCGGCATGGTCTTTCAGCACTTCTCCCTGTTCGAAACCCTGACCGTGGCCGAAAACATTGCGTTGTCGATGCCCCGGGAAATGGCGCGTTCCCGCAAGGCCCTCAATGACCGCATCGTCGAGGTTTCCCATCGCTACGGCATGGCGCTGGATCCCCAGCGCTACGTGAGTTCGTTGTCCATCGGCGAGCGCCAGCGGGTCGAGATCGTCCGTTGCCTCATTCAGGACAGCCGATTGCTGATCCTCGACGAGCCGACCTCGGTGCTCACGCCGCAGGAAGTCTGCGATCTGTTCGTGACTCTGCGTCAATTGGCCGCCGAGGGGCGCAGCATCCTGTTCATCAGTCACAAGCTTCAGGAAGTTCGCGACCTGTGTCATAACGCCACGGTGATGCGTCACGGGCGGGTGACCGGAACCTGCCGCCCCGCCGAGGTCAGTACCGAGCACATGGCGCGGATGATGGTCGGCAACGATACGCCGTTGACGACGGAAGTCCCGCCGGCGACCCCGGGTGCGGTCCTGTTGTCCGTCGCCAATCTCGATTACCGCCCGGACGATCCGTTCGGGGTCAGTCTGTCCGGCATCGATTTCGCGCTGCGGGCGGGCGAGATCGTCGGGATCGGCGGCGTGGCCGGCAACGGTCAGGACGAACTGATGCGTGCGCTCTCCGGCGAGGCGCGCGTCCCCGTGGCGCATATCCGTCTGAACGGCGCGGGATTGGGCGCGGCCGATCCGGCCAGCCGTCGTCGGGCCGGGATGGCGATCGTGCCCGAGGATCGACTGGGCCGTGGGGCGGTGCCGAGCATGTCCCTGACGGAAAATGCCCTGCTGACCACCTATACGAAGGATCTCGTGCAGCGCGGCTGGATTTCGTGGCGCAAGGTGACCGAATTCGCCGAGCGGATCCGCAGTCAGTTCCAGGTGCGGGCCTCGGGGCTGGACGCCGCCGCCGGCAGCCTGTCCGGCGGTAATCTGCAGAAATTCATCGTCGGCCGGGAGGCCTTGCAGGGGCCCTGCGTGCTGGTCGCTTCCCATCCCACCTGGGGGGTGGATATCGGCTCCGCGGTCGCCATCCACGAGGCGCTCGTCGCCCTGCGCGACCAGGGTGCCGCCGTGCTGCTCATTTCGGAGGATATCGACGAACTGTTCATGCTCTGCGATCGCATGGCCGCCCTCTGCGGCGGTCGATTGTCCCCGATGGTGCCGACGCGCGAACTCGGCATCGAACAATTCGGTCAATGGATGGCGGGGGATTTTGCCGATGCCGTTCCGGCTCAGGAGGTCGATCATGCTGTCGCTTGA
- the xdhA gene encoding xanthine dehydrogenase small subunit encodes MIEFYLNGQPQRLDAVDPNMSILTFLRTKMSLTGTKEGCASGDCGACTVAIGSLDPQAPSRIRYDNVNSCIAVVGSLHGKHLVTVDALAGARPHPVQQAMVDHHAAQCGFCTPGIVMSLFTLHHAAHAQRQSPSEIQMLDALSGNLCRCTGYRPILAAGEAACRQDPTTDSDTAVPQADASGWLDNPAMCAELARIAEAHAILELREHGRYDAPQTLDELRRLRRDHPEARLIAGGTDLMLEVTQQLKQIAHLIDLTRIEALQQIETRPDGLQIGAAVTYRALEPILSERWPAVGALLKRLGSSQIRNRGTLGGNIGNASPIGDMPPILIALGAVLELDSTDGVRRLPIDDFFLDYKRTALKPHEFIRGVFIPDQDPAALLKVYKVSKRIDDDISAVLGAFSLTLNAGIVTDCRLAYGGMAAIPKRAHRAEQMLIGRPWDEAAVADAMAALAEDFSPMSDVRASADYRRHVAGNLIRRAWLETVSGQMHPSSTFPTTVFDYAHTHD; translated from the coding sequence GTGATTGAATTTTATTTGAACGGTCAACCGCAACGACTCGACGCCGTTGACCCGAATATGAGCATATTGACGTTTTTACGCACCAAAATGTCGCTCACCGGCACCAAGGAAGGTTGCGCCTCGGGCGATTGCGGTGCGTGCACCGTCGCAATCGGATCTCTCGATCCGCAGGCGCCAAGCCGGATTCGCTATGACAACGTCAATAGTTGCATCGCCGTCGTCGGCAGTCTGCACGGCAAGCATCTCGTCACCGTGGATGCCCTCGCCGGAGCGCGCCCGCACCCGGTTCAACAGGCCATGGTCGATCATCATGCAGCCCAATGCGGGTTCTGCACGCCGGGCATCGTGATGTCCCTGTTCACGCTGCATCACGCGGCGCATGCCCAACGGCAATCGCCTTCCGAGATTCAGATGCTCGATGCGCTGTCCGGCAATCTCTGCCGCTGCACGGGCTACCGGCCGATTCTTGCTGCGGGCGAAGCAGCCTGCCGTCAGGATCCTACGACAGATTCGGACACGGCAGTGCCGCAGGCCGACGCGTCCGGCTGGCTCGACAACCCCGCGATGTGCGCCGAACTCGCCCGGATCGCGGAAGCACACGCCATCCTCGAACTGCGCGAACACGGCCGCTACGACGCCCCGCAAACCTTGGACGAACTGCGCCGCCTGCGCCGCGACCATCCCGAAGCCCGGTTGATCGCGGGCGGGACCGATCTGATGCTGGAAGTTACCCAGCAACTCAAGCAGATCGCTCATCTGATCGACCTCACCCGAATCGAGGCGTTGCAACAGATTGAAACGCGACCCGACGGACTCCAAATCGGTGCGGCCGTCACCTACCGGGCTCTGGAACCCATCCTGTCGGAACGCTGGCCAGCCGTCGGCGCGCTGCTCAAGCGGCTGGGCTCGAGCCAGATCCGCAATCGGGGTACCCTGGGCGGCAACATCGGCAACGCCTCCCCCATCGGCGACATGCCGCCGATCCTGATCGCCCTGGGCGCCGTACTGGAGTTGGACAGCACGGACGGTGTTCGTCGCCTCCCCATCGACGATTTCTTCCTCGACTACAAGCGCACGGCGCTGAAGCCCCATGAATTCATCCGCGGCGTATTCATTCCCGATCAGGACCCCGCTGCCCTGCTCAAGGTCTACAAGGTTTCCAAGCGCATCGACGATGACATTTCCGCCGTACTGGGCGCGTTCTCCCTCACGTTGAACGCGGGCATCGTCACCGACTGCCGGCTGGCCTACGGCGGCATGGCGGCGATCCCCAAGCGGGCACACCGCGCCGAACAGATGCTGATCGGCCGTCCCTGGGACGAGGCGGCGGTCGCCGACGCCATGGCGGCACTCGCCGAGGATTTCAGCCCGATGAGCGATGTTCGCGCCTCCGCCGACTACCGTAGACACGTCGCCGGCAACCTGATCCGCCGCGCCTGGCTGGAAACCGTCTCCGGCCAGATGCACCCATCGTCCACTTTCCCCACGACCGTATTCGACTATGCGCACACTCACGACTGA
- the xdhB gene encoding xanthine dehydrogenase molybdopterin binding subunit, whose product MRTLTTDPTPGAGLPRSEAHGLAGTAAPHESNWLHVRGQARYIDDLPEPTGLLHAAVGHSTQAHARIRAMDLSAVRAAPGVIDVITVADVPGHTDIGPVFPGDALLAGELVEHVGQPLFAVAATSHGAARRAARLAQVTYEPLEPTLTAEAALERQSFVRPTHVQLRGDPDGVLAGAPCRLQAEMRVGGQEHFYLESQVCLAEPMEDEGVFIHTSSQHPTEVQKLVAEVLALPFHSVQVEVRRMGGGFGGKETQAAPLACIAALLARRTGRAVKYRLSRPDDMIQTGKRHDFYNTYDIGFDGDGLLLGADIMVAGRCGYSADLSEAVVDRAMFHADNAYCLGDARVVGHRCKTHTVSNTAFRGFGGPQGMMIIERAMDDIARHLGLDPLDVRKRNLYRPGRDITHYGQHIDQHVLPDLIDALEASADYRQRRAEIAAFNRQSPVLKRGLALTPVKFGISFTAIHLNQAGALIHIYTDGSIHLNHGGTEMGQGLYTKIAQVVATVFRIDLSRIKVSATRTDKVPNTSPTAASSGSDLNGMAALDACEKIKRRLIQFAAERYGVDPDAVTFADNRVQVGADSVGWVELIQEAYLARVSLSDTGFYSTPKIHYDRDTGQGRPFLYFSHGAACSEVVIDTLTGEYKVMRVDILHDVGDSLNPAIDIGQIEGGFIQGMGWLTSEELVYDAAGRLLTNGPATYKIPAVSDTPPDFRVALWRNSPNREATVFRSKAVGEPPLMLGMSVWSALRDAVASLADYRYSPPLDTPATPERVLAAVMDTLDWADRNPATGNMADDPIDGTTGQSTGEQFGARP is encoded by the coding sequence ATGCGCACACTCACGACTGACCCCACCCCCGGCGCGGGGCTACCACGCAGCGAAGCCCATGGGCTCGCTGGCACGGCAGCCCCGCACGAGAGCAACTGGCTGCACGTACGTGGCCAGGCGCGTTACATCGACGACCTGCCCGAGCCCACCGGCCTGCTGCATGCGGCCGTTGGTCACAGTACCCAGGCCCATGCGCGCATTCGTGCGATGGACCTCAGTGCCGTGCGCGCCGCACCGGGCGTGATCGACGTCATCACCGTCGCCGATGTCCCCGGCCATACGGACATCGGTCCGGTGTTCCCCGGCGATGCCCTGCTCGCTGGCGAACTCGTGGAGCACGTCGGCCAACCGCTGTTTGCCGTCGCAGCCACGAGCCACGGTGCCGCCCGCCGGGCCGCCCGTCTCGCCCAGGTGACGTACGAACCGCTCGAGCCGACACTGACCGCCGAAGCCGCCCTGGAACGACAGAGTTTCGTGCGCCCGACGCATGTCCAGCTACGGGGCGATCCGGATGGCGTGCTCGCCGGGGCGCCCTGCCGTCTCCAGGCGGAAATGCGGGTGGGCGGACAGGAGCATTTCTATCTGGAGAGTCAGGTTTGCCTGGCCGAACCGATGGAAGACGAGGGCGTGTTCATCCACACCTCCAGCCAACATCCCACCGAGGTGCAGAAGCTTGTCGCCGAAGTTCTGGCCCTGCCCTTCCATTCGGTACAGGTCGAAGTCCGCCGCATGGGGGGTGGGTTCGGCGGCAAGGAAACCCAGGCCGCCCCGCTGGCCTGCATCGCCGCCCTGCTCGCCCGGCGGACCGGGCGCGCCGTGAAATATCGCCTGTCCCGCCCGGACGACATGATCCAGACAGGCAAGCGCCACGATTTCTACAACACCTACGACATCGGATTCGATGGGGACGGTCTGCTGCTCGGTGCCGACATCATGGTCGCTGGCCGCTGCGGCTACTCGGCCGATCTCTCGGAGGCCGTCGTCGACCGGGCCATGTTCCACGCCGACAATGCCTACTGCCTCGGCGACGCGCGCGTCGTCGGTCACCGCTGCAAGACCCACACCGTCTCCAACACCGCCTTCCGGGGATTCGGCGGCCCCCAGGGCATGATGATCATCGAACGGGCCATGGACGACATCGCCCGCCATCTGGGGCTGGATCCGCTGGACGTACGCAAGCGCAATCTGTACCGGCCCGGTCGCGACATCACCCATTACGGACAGCACATCGATCAGCACGTCCTCCCGGATCTGATCGACGCGCTGGAAGCTTCCGCCGACTACCGGCAACGGCGAGCGGAGATAGCCGCCTTCAATCGGCAGAGCCCCGTCCTCAAGCGCGGTCTGGCACTCACGCCGGTGAAGTTCGGCATTTCGTTCACCGCCATCCACCTGAACCAGGCCGGTGCGCTGATCCATATCTACACCGACGGCAGCATCCATCTCAATCATGGCGGCACGGAGATGGGCCAGGGTCTGTATACCAAGATCGCCCAGGTCGTCGCCACCGTGTTCCGCATCGATCTCAGCCGCATCAAGGTCTCCGCCACGCGGACCGACAAGGTGCCCAACACCTCGCCGACGGCGGCCTCCTCCGGTTCCGACCTGAACGGCATGGCTGCCCTCGATGCCTGCGAAAAGATCAAAAGGCGGCTGATCCAGTTTGCGGCCGAACGCTACGGCGTCGATCCCGACGCGGTGACGTTCGCGGACAACCGCGTCCAGGTGGGCGCGGATTCGGTGGGCTGGGTGGAATTGATCCAGGAGGCCTATCTGGCACGCGTCTCGCTCTCGGACACGGGGTTCTATTCGACACCCAAAATCCATTACGACCGGGATACCGGCCAGGGTCGGCCCTTCCTCTATTTCTCCCATGGCGCCGCCTGCAGCGAGGTGGTGATCGACACCCTGACGGGGGAGTACAAGGTCATGCGCGTGGATATCCTGCACGACGTGGGCGATTCGCTGAATCCCGCCATCGACATCGGTCAGATCGAGGGCGGCTTTATCCAGGGCATGGGTTGGCTCACCTCCGAGGAGCTGGTCTACGACGCGGCGGGGCGGCTGCTCACCAACGGCCCGGCCACCTACAAGATTCCTGCCGTTTCGGACACGCCGCCGGACTTCCGCGTCGCGCTCTGGCGCAACAGCCCGAATCGCGAAGCGACCGTATTCCGCTCCAAGGCCGTGGGCGAACCGCCGCTGATGCTGGGAATGTCGGTATGGAGCGCCCTGCGCGATGCCGTGGCCAGCCTCGCCGATTACCGGTACAGCCCGCCCCTCGATACGCCCGCCACGCCCGAACGCGTCCTCGCGGCCGTCATGGACACTCTGGACTGGGCCGACCGTAACCCGGCGACCGGCAACATGGCCGACGACCCGATCGACGGCACGACCGGCCAATCCACCGGAGAACAGTTCGGAGCACGGCCATGA
- the uraH gene encoding hydroxyisourate hydrolase → MSTHLPITTHVLDLGSGKPAAGVAIALEHEQDTWRALAQGITDPDGRLKFRLDLPVASGTYRLTFATADYFTTRGKTCFYPQVRIEFSVDAAADHYHVPLLLNQWGYSTYRGS, encoded by the coding sequence ATGAGCACGCATCTGCCCATTACCACCCATGTGCTGGATCTCGGATCCGGCAAGCCCGCCGCCGGGGTCGCGATCGCGCTGGAGCACGAGCAGGACACTTGGCGCGCCCTGGCCCAGGGCATCACCGATCCCGACGGCCGGCTGAAATTTCGCCTGGACCTGCCCGTAGCCAGCGGGACCTATCGTCTGACCTTCGCCACCGCCGACTATTTCACGACCCGGGGGAAAACCTGCTTCTACCCGCAGGTACGCATCGAATTCTCGGTGGATGCCGCCGCCGATCATTATCACGTGCCGCTGCTGCTCAATCAGTGGGGCTATTCGACCTACCGGGGCAGTTGA
- the xdhC gene encoding xanthine dehydrogenase accessory protein XdhC: MKSTLNWYQAIAECTRQGEPYVLVTILAVAGSTPREPASKMVVTAKSCFDTIGGGKLEFQIIEQARQRLAEKQFGQTLAEFTLGSQMGQCCGGRISVLLEARPGCDAHLVLFGAGHVAHALVRILGDLPWRITWVDARADCFPPVTAEMVHAHLTQDPVGEAPVLCRDAHALILTHDHQLDFELCRVLLRTAGVRSIGVIGSQTKAERFRHRLLDFGHARSEIDRIRCPLGRRDVPGKQPMEVAVDIAAELLRLNTAPASQAMPQRGMSPQALTTLRHLIPTTADHPPSKPVHDTDRSAQ, translated from the coding sequence ATGAAGTCCACCCTGAACTGGTATCAGGCCATCGCCGAATGCACCCGCCAGGGCGAACCCTATGTGCTGGTCACGATCCTGGCCGTCGCCGGATCGACGCCGCGCGAACCGGCCAGCAAGATGGTGGTCACGGCCAAATCCTGCTTCGACACCATCGGCGGCGGCAAGCTGGAATTCCAGATCATCGAACAGGCGCGCCAACGTCTGGCTGAAAAGCAGTTCGGCCAGACGCTCGCCGAATTCACCCTGGGCAGTCAGATGGGCCAGTGCTGCGGCGGACGGATTTCCGTGCTGCTCGAGGCACGCCCCGGCTGCGACGCCCACCTCGTGCTGTTCGGTGCGGGCCATGTCGCTCATGCGCTGGTCCGGATCCTCGGCGATCTGCCCTGGCGGATCACCTGGGTCGATGCCCGTGCCGACTGTTTTCCGCCCGTCACCGCCGAGATGGTGCATGCCCACCTCACCCAGGACCCCGTGGGCGAGGCCCCCGTCCTTTGCCGGGACGCCCATGCGCTGATCCTCACCCACGATCATCAGCTGGATTTCGAACTCTGCCGCGTACTGCTCCGAACCGCGGGCGTGCGCTCCATCGGCGTGATCGGCTCGCAGACCAAGGCCGAACGCTTCCGCCACCGCCTGCTGGATTTCGGCCACGCACGGTCGGAAATCGACCGCATCCGCTGCCCGCTGGGCCGGCGGGACGTTCCCGGCAAGCAGCCGATGGAGGTTGCTGTCGATATCGCCGCGGAACTCCTCCGCCTCAACACGGCGCCGGCTTCCCAGGCCATGCCCCAGCGCGGCATGTCCCCCCAGGCGCTGACGACCTTGCGCCACCTGATCCCGACTACGGCGGATCATCCGCCATCGAAGCCGGTACACGACACCGACAGGAGTGCCCAATGA